The Vulpes vulpes isolate BD-2025 chromosome 1, VulVul3, whole genome shotgun sequence genome contains the following window.
CCCACATTTCAGCCTGTGAGGCCCTATCCGGGCTCTCATGGGGCAGAGCCAGGGATGGGGTAGGTGTAGGCAGTCACTGTGCATGGTGGGTGTCAGGTCCACGGCTCCCACTGCTTCCTGGTACGGGCCTGGCTGTGCCCCTCAGGGCCAACTTCAGGGCCCTGGCCCCTCCACAAGCTCACTCTGATGGCTACACGGACATGGCAAGGCTAGGGACGGGCTGGCCATGCGCGGATGTGGGAAGCCCAGTGCCACATGCATGCATATGGCCTgggggtagatttttttttttttaagattttatttattcatgatagtcacacagagagaggcagagaggcagagacacaggcagagggagaagcaggctccatgcagggagcccgacgtgggattcgatcccgggtctccaggatcgcgccccaggccaaaggcaggcgccaaactgctgcgccacccagggatccctgggggtaGATTTTAGAAGCAGAGCCCATGGGGTTTGTTGGTGAATTGGCCGTGGGTTGAGATAGTTGGGGGAGCTCCAGTTTTGGGGCTGGagcaggtggcagagggaggCCTGGTATGGATGTCCATACGCCCAAGAGGAAGGCCAGAACtgcaagcggggggggggggggggggggcgtggggtcACGTGGCCGGGTCCCGTTGGCCATGGGGGCACCAGAACCGCATGCCTAGCGGGTCCGGGGCCTTATCCTGAACAGAGAAGCTGCCCTCGGGGGCACATGGCTGTGTGCGTGTCTCTGTGCACACGCATGTGTTGAGAAGCAGGCCAGGGCCACCCTGCCTGGGGCCATATCCCTGCTCCATGATCTCGGGATGTGGGTCGGCCTCCCCGCACCTCGGGGTGCTGACCTGTGGGGGCGAGAACAGCGGCCCCCAGGCAGGCACTGTGCAGGTTAATGCGTGTACGACGTGCATTCTGCATCTGGCGCGCAGCAAGTTCCACGCGAGTGCCAGCCGTGTCATTATGCATTGCCACTTTGCTCAGGCTGTCTCTCTGCACCCTCATGTCAGGATGGCACAGCTGAACTTGGTTGTCGGGATGTGCCTGATGCCCCCACCTCCGCAGCTGGGCATGCTCGCCAGTTCCAGCCTGTGCCCTTTCACGCACTCGGGAGCACATCCTGCTGTACGAATCCCAGCTTCAGACGCCCAATCCTTTCCTTTGCCTAAATTTCCGGGTGATCTGGGAGAGGTTGGGATCCGCGTGCCTCCAGCAGATTTGCCGGGCGGCGTTCACAGCTTCGTGACCTTCACTCGGGGTCCTTTCCTCTTACTTTTGGTGCGTGAGGCCTAAGGACCAGCTCCCCCGACGCTGTCAGGACAGGTGTCCTTTCCTGCCCCTCGGCTCCTTGCATTTCATCTGCGAAGTGCTGGATCCCCATTGGCTCCTTTCCCATAGGATGATGTGTCGGGTCTCGAGAGGTGATGGGACTGAACCTTCATCCCGTGTTCTCCAAACACCTTTTCCTAATTGCATCTCCGTTACTGAGAACAAGGGAAGTTCTCCGGTTCATGCTTCACGCCATCCACGTGTCCCTTCTTTTACCCTCGATTCTTTCTTTGGAGCTATACTTGGACGCTCATTATGTGCAGCGGGCCCTCGAGCCTCAAAGGCGCTGGGTGTGGACCTCTGCAGCTGGCATTCAGGCGTCACCCAGACTCCCCCGAGGCTTTACCACATGGACAGTCAGTGGGCAGGCGGACCCAGAGGAAAGCAAGTGTCATTGAGAATGTCGCGAGTAAGAGAAAACACGCCGGCAGTCGTCCTGTGAAAGGTCCAGGGTATGCGCACCCGAGCCATTCAAACCCATTTTGCTCAGGGTCACCTGAATCTCCTGTTGTCCTCGGAACCTGCGGAGTTCGCTCACAGGACCATCCGCTCCATGTTCACCCCGGGCTTACCTGACCATCCCCTCTGTGTTCACCCCCGGGCCCACGCCCACGGGGGCATCCACTCTGTGTTCACCCCCAGGCTCAACTGGCCATCCACTCCATGTTCACCCTGGGCCTGGCTGGATGACTGTCATGCCTGATGGGCTAGCAACTTGTCCAGAGTCCTGTGGCTGCTGGGGCAGCGGTGCCTGTTCTAGGCAGGGCCCTGCCCACCATCCAGCCTCCGGGGTGGGGTCCTCATGCCACGCCACCTCTGCCCTCTTCTTCCACAGGAACATGCACGCACATGCAGCCACCCCCGCGGGGCACCCTCCAGGTCGTCCGTGGCAATGGCACCTCTGTGGGGACTGTGATCGTGTTCCACTGCCCCTCAGGCCACCAGATGGTCGGGTCTGGCCTCCTCACCTGCGCCTGGAAGGGAAGCATCGCTGAGTGGTCTTCAGTGACCCCCGTGTGCAAATGTGAGGTCCGGTCCCCCGAGCCGCCCCTGGCTCAGCACCTgtagggttggggggggggctgaTCCATGGAGAGGGTACAGTGGGTGTGGTGACTGTTGGGCCGGTGCTGGCGGTTGGACAGCCTCCTGccatgtgtgcatgtgccccccaggcccagcacctGCAGCTTGGTTACCTGGGTCCTCTGGACTAGCACTGTGTCACCCTTGAAGCAGGCAGCTGCATTTGTTCATTCTCTCATGAATGCACGTGGCAGCCCCAGATAGGGCCCAGCATGTGCCACCCATCCTAGACCTGGGGCTGCTGAGGGCCAGGATGCTCCCCATCGGGGGGAAGAGATGGCTTTCTGGCTTCCAGTTGTGTGACACATGGGGCATTAGGGGATAACATGCAGTACAGATCCTCCACAGGCAGTCAGTGTTGTGTTGACGCGTGTGCCCGGAAGAGGCTCCATAGCCAACACAGCCGCGATCATGCTGGGCTGACAGGCTGTGgtacttctcagagcctttaaccTGATCGTGGGCCGGGGGAACCTCAGAAGAAGAGTACCGGTCAGGACCAGGCTCTAGGATACAGGAAACCCAAGATATTGGGGTTCACTGAGATGGTACGTTCTCATGCCCGTGGCCCTCAGCAAGGGCATCTCGTAGGGTACCCCCATGATGGCTCTGGAGCACGGCCCTGGATGACGGCACCTGGTTGGGCCAGGCCGGGCAAGGACAGCCCTCAGAGGTGTCCACGCCCTCCTCTGGCCAGAACATGGACATGtagctgcagggagcccagggaggccCCCGGCCTGGGTGGCCGTGTTCAGGCAGGACCAGGCTGGGTGCAAGTGGTGTCCCTCATGGGCACAGTGTGCAGTGTTGCGAGTGTACCTGGGCCTCATCTTCCCAGAACGCCCTTAGGACCCAAGAAGTGGCAAAGGTCCTTTGACCCCAAACACAGGTGTTTTTCTTGTTGAATGACCTGAGAAAGCGCCTGGGGCCCTGAAGGATTGGGGGGGAGGCCGAGGGCTATGTGCCAGCACCAGAGCCCAGGCTGCAGTGTGGGGACCAGAGCACCGCACTCCCCTCTCCATTAGAGCCGTTCCCAGCATGCCGCTGCAAGCTCCTACATACCCTCCAGAACCCTGCCTGGCACCCTGATCTTACAGGCAGGGATCCCTGATAGCACCTCCACACACAGCAGTTAGCACGGAGTgttgccctccccaccctccctgagGGAACAGGCTGTCCCAGGGCCCAGGCGAGCCCCACGCAGGAGATGGCCCGGTGTCCCTTGCAGCCGTGCCGCCCTACGAGACCTTCGGTTTCAAGGTGGCCGTGATCGCCTCCATTGTCAGCTGCGCCATCATCCTGCTCATGTCCATGGCCTTCCTCACCTGCTGCCTCCTGCGGTGCATGAAGAGGAATGAGTTGCCGCCTGACAGGTATGCTGGTCCCACCGTCCGAGCTGGGGCCTCCTCCGGGCGTACGGGATcaggggctgccctggcccctcAGGAACCCAGGACTCGGCCTGTGCCCCGCCGTGCTGGGTGAGCCGGACTGCCCAGCGGTGCTGCGCTTTCACCGTCTTCACCATAAACGTAGCTTTTCCTGCATGTTTTCACTGCAGAACACTCACAGTGTCCGAGCTGCCCTGCTAACCCGACCCATCCTACAGCTTCCTGCCTCGCAGACATGTTGGCATCCTGAGCGTCCTTCCCCGTCTCTCCCCAGGGCAACCCAGCTGTGGCTCCAGCTGAGGGCCGGGGACCTGGAGACAGTGCCTGCTGCCTACCTCGACCTCAGGGGTCTGaacagcggcggcggcagcggcagtGGCGGGGAGCCCAGGGGCTGGCCTGGCCAGGCGCACGACAACTACAGTTTTACCACGTGGGCATGGGCGCGGCATGGGGGGTgtcgggcaggggcagggggcccaGATTGGTCAGGACACCACCACCCCAGGCTCACCTGGGCCTCAACTCCCACCCTCTGGGCTGATGGCGGGCGGTCCTTGGGTCTAGGGTCCAGACCCCGCAGCTGAGCGCCCAGGGCCACTGCCACCACATGCCTTTATCTGGGGAAGTCAGACCCGAGGGGAAGCGAGCTCCCTTCCCCAGGACACAGCACGCTCCCTGTTGCTGCCTCCTGTCCTCGCATGATTCCTGCACGCACACGCTTCCCAAACTGTTACAAGGACGTCCTCGTATGTTCCTCTGACTCAAGGAGTCTGGTCCGGGCAGCGCGTGGCTTGGTGCCACCAGCTTTGAGCATGTGCTCTCTGACCCTGATGACGAATGGTAGCAGCGGCTGGGTCTCCAAGTGCTGTAATCTGGCAGCATGGCCTGTTGGTCTGGGCCTGTGGACCCACAGAGACTGTCCCCATGAGGTGCCTGTGGGGGCGTGGGTGTAGGTCAcagactggggtgggggtagggtctCTGCAAGGTGGGTCCAGGTCAGGTGATGAAAAAGGGACCCTGTGAGGTAGCCACTCTGCTGCTCCACGACCCAGGCCTCAGGGTCTGGGGGTCACCCCGCCATGCCCTGTGGGTCACAGAACCTGATGTCAGGTTGTGCTGCGTGCAGGTCAGTCACTGCCCCTCCTGAGGAGCAAGGGTGGGCTCTGCGGATTTTACTCCTTTTCTGTTTGTGTTGTTTGCACGTCACTCGGAACTCCTTCCTAAAACTttgttttggagaaatgtcatGAATACCCAGAAGCAGAGGGACCAGTGTGATGGGTCCCTGGCCCTACCCGCCAGGCTCACGGTCTCTGTCTGCCGACCCCAGTCCTTCTCTGTGGGAACCACACCCACTTCCACTCCCACTAGGTGCTCTGGGCCACCCTGTGCCCCTCCTGCCATGGCCTGGAGCCCCCTGCCCTttgaggaggtggggagagggcagcaCTCAGAATTGGGCCAGctgccccctgcctccacccGTCCCCAACCCGATGGCCATCCCACGTGGTGGCCGCTCACCCCTGTGTCCTCCCTGGAGCAGCCAGGGTCTCGGTCGGGCTGGGGCCAGATCAGTGAGTGTGACCGTCACCGCTCATCCTGCTCTTGTCCCTGAGGCTCAGGGGGTGGCATCCGTGTGGACATGGGGTGGCTGTCTGGTGCCCCAGGCTGGGCCAGCAGAAAGGAACCCATGTCCCATCTCCCTCCCTGGACCCCACAGGCACCAGGTATCTGTGGTGGTGCAGTGGCAGAGATGCTGCCCTGTGCCctttccaccaccacctcctgccTCCCGCCACCCTGGTGGTGTGCCCCAAGTGCTGGACTGTTGGGCCAAGTAGTCTGGATGTTTTCGTTCCCCATTCTGTCCCTGGGAGCACAAGTCCGGCCATCCCCCGGCCGCTGCCCAATCACCTTGGGTTGTGAGTTGTCTGCTTGCTAACGCAGCAGGTGTCAGTGTCCCACGCATGGGTGCCTCCCCCATGCACACTGAGGACATGCGTCTCCCACGCCTTCGGTGCTGCCCACATTGCTGGCTTTAGTGGGTTTGTGTGCTGAGCCACGGCAGTGACGGGTCAGTTCTGGGTGCAGCATGCCTACATGGAGCACGATCCTAGGGGCCCGCTCAGATACCTTCCTCCGGCTCTAGCCTTGGGCAGGGTCTTGCCAATGTAGCCCCACCTCAGACAGCAGATCCTAGACAGGTACAGAGGTTTGGGGTCACCCCACCCAGCAGTGTCTACCCCGTTACTGACCTGTGACAGACTGTCTCGTGTCTAGCTGGGACGTGCCCTCCTCAGCAGGGCCCAGTCACCCAGCAGCCGCACCACAGCGGCCAGCCCATCTCTGGGAGGCGAGGTGCGCCCTTGCCCTTGACTCTGCCTCCTGGGTGCTTCCTGGCCCCCAGCTCCCGCCccctgtgccagacactgttctaactGGAGGTGGGGGCACTTTTCATCCCCCTTTGAGAGGCGTGTCCAGCATCACACGCAACTACTGAGCGTGAGGCTGGTTTGAGTGAAGCCTATCTGGCTCCGAGGTCCTGCTCCTGGAGGACCTAGACTCGCCTGCTAAGCAGCCTTTTCTCTCCACTAAgtaattgattcattcatttatcgaACTAACAGATAGCTTCTCAATTCCTACTATTTCCTAGAGCTCTTCTGAGAATTAGATGTGGGTGGGAGCAGAGATCTAGGGGGAGCTTTCTGGAGGGGCCGCCTGCGCCTGAGGTGCACAGAGCGGGAGAGCCTGTGTTGTGGGTTGAGGGTGAAGTGCATAAGGGAACGGAAGATGCAGATGACCTCAGGACAGCGTGACAGGAGCAGGGTTCCCCTGGACGTGCCTGCAACCCCTGGGTCCCTTCTCTGCCTGGGGCCCTCTGGCCATGAGGAAGTCTGGCCCCTGGGGTTTATGCACACCCTGAATGAGCCCCTTCCACACTGCTTCTTGGGCCCCCTGCCTGGACAGGGGAGCGGTCGGAGGCCAGGCAGGGGTGCCAGGTCTCGAGCTGCCCTGAGCCCACTGAAGGTCAGCATGGAACACACCGCAGTTACACGGGGTCCCCGCTCCGCCCCCAAGTCTTGCCATCTTCTTCCTGCAGAGACCTGGGTGAGGGCACCCAAGAGCTGGCTGGCACGGCCCATGGCGTGGACAAGGACCCCTGGACCTCTGGTTGTCCTGCTGGCTGCCCCTGGGCCCAGGCGATGGTACACACAGCAGACCTGGGGTGCACACCGCCGGCCTCCTGGGCCCCCGTGGGAATGTCCCGACAGCACATGGCCTACGTCCCTGGGTGACTGGGGCAGAGTCCAGAGCCTGCCTGCCACGCGGGGGGACCCGCCAACCCCACTGCCCAGCCACCCACTTCGACCTGCGTGTCCAGCTTGAGATTGGTCAGCCTCCAGGTTTTGGGAGCCCTCGGGGAGCCGAGCTAGGGGCTCCGGCGGGGTGTCCTGTGCAGGGGAGCCCAGCTGGGCAGCTTCCACAGAGGTACCCCCCAGGTGAGCCCTGTGACCTGACTCCTTTGAAGACACTGGGGGTGTTTTATGCCAGGAGCAGGGATTGCTGGCACAGCTCTGTGGGCTGCCTTGTCTCGGCGCCTGGCCTGTAAACAGGGACCCAGCTGGGTGCCGCCTCTGCTCTCGGCCAAGTAGTCACGAGGGTATGGGGGTGTGAAATAAACAGTTCTGACCCTGGAAAAGGGAAGGTAAGACTCACTGTCTGAACTTTCAATCTCTGTAACAAAACATCAAGCAGGTTGACTCAAGACACAGAAGAGCTGCTGTCGTTCCCGCTCCAGGCACCGGGCTTGTGGCACCTCCACTGGGCAGTGGGTCAGCTGGTGGCTGGCTGGGCCACGAGGAGGCCAGCGGCTCAGGCATCCGGCCGCTGCAGCTGTGGGCACAGACCTCGCCGGCAGTGGCCACGTCAGGTGGCCTGGGTCTCCCTGCACCCTGGTGGCCCGAGTCCATGACGAGAGTCCTGAGGGCAAGCCTCCCCTTTCGGGGGCCTGGGACATCATTCCAGGCTGTGGCTGCTGCATTCTACCTGAGGCAGAGGGcagttggactccatgctgggggTCAGAGGACCAGGCAGGACCCCCAGCCCACAGCCCCCAACTTGTTGGCAGTGTAGTGAGCAGCTTTCCATGTCTTGCCCCAGTCCTGTCCCCGAGGTAATGGACGTACAGTCCAAGTGTGTTCACCCCCACCACACATAGCCCTAGATGGTGCACCTGCTGGCGTGCATCTTGTCTGCTCCATCCAAGATGACCTTCATGACGGCTTGGCCATGCCTCTGCCGGGCTCCTGGCGACCCCTTGGTCCCgccctctgtgtctccctcacCAGTAGTGCTGTGGAGCTTACGTCTGCCCTGGGCCAGTTAAGATCCAATTCTAGTCTCCTGCACTTTAGGTAGGACCTGTGTGGCCATTGGGAAAAGTCCCTAGTTTGTCCTATGACCTTCCCTGCATCCTACCTAGAGCTCCTACAGCCACGCTGGGGCCATGAGGAGTTCCGCAGATGGTCCTAAGAAGTCCGTGCTGCCTCTGAAGCCATGTTTGTCGTTTCCCATCACTTACAAATACATCCTGATGTGGGCTATGTGGAGGGGGCCGTCTGTCCCTTGGTTCTTGTGGGAAGCCACCTGCTGAGGGACCCTTGGGTGGTTTTCAGTTGTTACGTTTGGTACCAACATCCTTCCTGTTCTGGGGTGCTGTTCCATAGGGTGGGTCTCAGAGTGGGGTCCTGAGTCCAGAGAGTATATGCAGCACTCGCTTGGACACGTGGCAgtttccacatcaggctcctgtggggaacATGGGGGATATTGGGTGGGCAGGGTCCTACCCAGCCCTTAACCAGAGCAGTGCAGTGTCCACACAATGGGAGTTCCTGGCCACATACACACCTCTGATGGTGCTGCAGACTCAGCTGCAGGGGCCCAAGCTGGGCCAACAGGCTGCCCTGTGCCCTTGATCCCCTCGAGGGTGATGAGGATGCTGTCAGAAGCGGCTCTGCTCCTTATGGGGTTTCTGCACATCTTGCCGAGGCTCTGAGTTCTGTCTCAAGTCCTGGGTCACCTGGCCC
Protein-coding sequences here:
- the SUSD3 gene encoding sushi domain-containing protein 3; amino-acid sequence: MPGAAATPRRRARPGDRSGDAEPAPGNRTGTCTHMQPPPRGTLQVVRGNGTSVGTVIVFHCPSGHQMVGSGLLTCAWKGSIAEWSSVTPVCKSVPPYETFGFKVAVIASIVSCAIILLMSMAFLTCCLLRCMKRNELPPDRATQLWLQLRAGDLETVPAAYLDLRGLNSGGGSGSGGEPRGWPGQAHDNYSFTTDLGEGTQELAGTAHGVDKDPWTSGCPAGCPWAQAMVHTADLGCTPPASWAPVGMSRQHMAYVPG